A genome region from Salvia splendens isolate huo1 chromosome 19, SspV2, whole genome shotgun sequence includes the following:
- the LOC121779284 gene encoding protein ACCELERATED CELL DEATH 6-like — MPNEQEVERMKSLSKQNEYLIEEEESSYKIESEVEHEWHRSESTMNSPDPRIHEEEYVHANMYKDLDLYLSAKNGDLADFKRIIHRISTGDSEDDLLSRLSLIGNTFLHVAAKHGNQDIVKFIASTKPSLVSVKNICGETVLHLAAKGGHEAMVEALVGILSHNETEKSALLMAENEMGNTALDQALISGWESVASFFIQQDSELSYHLNKHGESALYLAAKAGLVECISSILVQCTDDNRLNLLFKNKSSIQAAIERKDIVVLEAIINAKPRLIQMRDNEGRNPLHFAASLGHLKAAHYLLQIYPFNATRRDKKGKLPIHLAALEGHVDIICALLQDIPEADDLLDKSGRNILHIAARSGRYKVSITQLLYSITYLSVWLQRLIWAALKAVSVPQPISYRKGSTRMVSGHMEVYKERVNTLLVVATLVATVTFAAGFTMPGGYISSETGTDLGMATMWRDAVFQIFVLCDTIGMYSSILAVTALIWAQLGDTTFVVIALQVAAPLLGVALIMMSMAFTAGVTIILNKLRWLQITMLAMSTSFIVLLLVLLLPLCAPLSSRSLVLRKLYYYPFCLLVYSL, encoded by the exons atGCCAAACGAACAAGAAGTAGAAAGGATGAAAAGCTTGTCGAAGCAGAACGAGTATCTGATCGAAGAGGAGGAATCTTCATATAAAATCGAATCAGAGGTTGAACATGAATGGCATAGGTCGGAATCAACCATGAACTCACCCGACCCAAGA ATCCATGAAGAAGAGTACGTGCATGCAAATATGTACAAGGATCTTGACTTGTATCTATCAGCCAAAAATGGTGATCTTGCTGACTTCAAAAGAATTATTCATCGAATTTCAACGGGAGATTCTGAAGATGATCTTTTGTCAAGGTTAAGCCTTATTGGAAACACATTTCTTCATGTAGCAGCCAAACATGGAAACCAAGATATAGTGAAATTCATAGCTAGTACTAAACCATCTCTTGTCTCAGTCAAGAATATTTGTGGAGAGACGGTGTTGCATCTTGCAGCAAAGGGTGGACATGAAGCAATGGTAGAAGCCCTTGTTGGAATTCTATCTCATAATGAGACAGAGAAGAGTGCTTTGCTTATGGCAGAAAATGAGATGGGAAACACAGCCTTGGATCAAGCATTAATCAGTGGTTGGGAATCAGTTGCAAGTTTTTTTATCCAACAAGATTCTGAGCTGTCATATCATCTAAACAAGCATGGAGAATCTGCCCTTTATTTGGCAGCTAAAGCTGGTCTTGTAGAATGCATCTCTTCTATTCTTGTACAATGCACGGATGACAACCGTCTAAACCTGCTTTTCAAGAATAAATCTTCCATCCAAGCAGCAATTGAGAGAAAGGACATAG TTGTTTTAGAAGCAATAATCAACGctaagccgagattaatccaaATGAGagacaatgaaggaagaaaTCCTCTTCATTTTGCTGCATCTTTGGGTCACCTAAAAGCAGCACATTACTTGCTACAAATCTATCCTTTCAATGCAACTAGAAGAGACAAAAAAGGTAAACTACCTATTCATTTGGCAGCACTGGAAGGCCACGTCGATATCATTTGCGCGTTGCTTCAAGATATCCCCGAAGCAGATGATCTGCTTGACAAGTCTGGTCGTAACATTCTACATATCGCTGCTCGGAGTGGAAGATATAAagtctcgattacacaattgctctATTCTATCACA TATTTGTCTGTGTGGTTACAGCGTTTGATTTGGGCTGCCCTAAAAGCTGTATCTGTTCCTCAACCTATCTCCTACAGAAAAGGTTCAACTAGAATGGTGAGTGGCCACATGGAAGTCTATAAGGAAAGAGTAAATACTCTCTTGGTCGTGGCAACTTTGGTCGCAACAGTAACTTTTGCAGCTGGTTTCACCATGCCCGGTGGCTACATTAGCTCTGAAACTGGCACTGATTTGGGCATGGCAACGATGTGGAGAGACGCGGTGTTCCAAATTTTTGTTCTATGCGACACTATAGGCATGTATAGTTCAATCCTTGCAGTCACTGCTTTGATCTGGGCTCAGTTAGGTGATACTACCTTTGTTGTCATTGCCCTTCAAGTAGCGGCACCTTTGCTCGGGGTGGCTCTGATCATGATGTCCATGGCTTTCACAGCTGGAGTTACCATAATTCTTAACAAACTAAGGTGGCTCCAAATCACTATGCTAGCCATGAGTACATCTTTCATCGTCTTGCTACTTGTGCTCCTGCTTCCTTTGTGTGCACCACTCAGTTCAAGGAGTCTGGTGCTGCGTAAACTTTATTACTACCCGTTTTGCTTACTCGTGTACTCCTTATAG
- the LOC121778333 gene encoding protein WVD2-like 2, with protein MGRGVVGLRIDKKTNAVNERSNGTVRVAPKAVPEKSGKNDYEVKDNNTKARVPDGFDEKQDVLGVKSTNHQPEEKIIKADVHKSLEKSPAKPASANGSESNDSVTEVLPKSRDSLSPGSAKPIAHLSSRKLMQPHCKNYNDEEDNWSLASSTATSVRTRVTVPVAPRFNCVNRLERRKEFYTKLEEKHKALEKEKLDYEARTKEEEQAAVKQLRRNMMYKANPVPSFYREGPPPKVELKKLPVTRAKSPNLSRRKSCGDAVKPTPEDKVSSGRASRHSVGVYREGRASPLQKKASPVTPKGKDQTYVRKVNGSNKAKIPTKQSKEMVEDSQAEEQGNAEIAAQS; from the exons ATGGGGAGAGGTGTTGTAGGTCTTCGTATTGATAAGAAGACGAACGCGGTGAATGAAAGATCGAATGGCACCGTCCGTGTTGCTCCGAAAGCAGTACCGGAGAAATCTGGAAAGAATGATTATGAGGTGAAGGATAATAACACGAAAGCTAGAGTTCCAGACGGCTTCGACGAGAAACAAGACGTGCTAGGGGTGAAAAGCACCAATCACCAACCCGAGGAGAAGATTATTAAGGCTGATGTTCACAA GTCTCTTGAGAAATCGCCAGCAAAACCTGCATCTGCTAATGGGTCTGAAAGCAATGATTCGGTTACAGAAGTTTTGCCCAAGTCTCGCGATTCACTTTCTCCAGGATCAGCAAAG CCAATTGCTCATTTGTCTTCAAGGAAGCTGATGCAGCCTCATTGCAAAAATTATAACGATGAAGAAGATAATTGGTCTTTGGCTTCCTC TACTGCAACTTCTGTAAGGACGAGGGTCACAGTTCCGGTTGCTCCGAGATTCAATTGTGTAAACCGTTTAGAGAGGCGTAAGGAG TTTTACACTAAGTTAGAAGAGAAGCACAAAGCCTTGGAGAAAGAGAAACTTGACTATGAAGCTAGAACCAAG GAAGAAGAACAAGCAGCAGTAAAGCAGCTTAGGAGGAACATGATGTACAAAGCAAATCCTGTTCCTAGCTTCTATCGTGAAGGTCCTCCACCGAAAGTTGAGCTAAAAAAG CTGCCTGTCACCCGTGCCAAATCACCAAATCTAAGCAGGAGAAAGAGCTGCGGTGATGCAGTCAAACCGACTCCTGAGGACAAGGTATCCAGTGGACGAGCATCTCGTCACAGTGTAGGCGTCTACAGAGAAGGCAGAGCTTCTCCTCTTCAGAAAAAGGCCTCTCCTGTCACCCCTAAGGGTAAGGATCAAACTTATGTGCGAAAGGTGAATGGATCGAACAAAGCCAAGATTCCTACGAAGCAATCAAAAGAGATGGTAGAAGATTCTCAAGCAGAAGAGCAGGGGAATGCTGAAATTGCAGCTCAATCTTGA